The Saccharopolyspora gloriosae genome window below encodes:
- a CDS encoding response regulator transcription factor, with amino-acid sequence MTTVLICDDRRSVREGLTRVMSAVPGVSRIDCVAHGDELLARFARQAVDVVLVGTQRAVPNGVEATRRLVSAHPQANVIVFGAPDDAGSIAAAIAGGARGYLRWDASRPELVAALAHTLASTSVPAPRQPSDPGVQLTERELQVLRGMSQGKSNGQIGRELYLSEDTVKTHARRLFRKLGVRDRAQAVAHGFRRGLVA; translated from the coding sequence GTGACGACGGTCCTGATCTGCGATGACCGACGTAGCGTCCGGGAAGGACTCACTCGCGTGATGTCTGCTGTCCCCGGAGTGAGTCGGATTGATTGCGTAGCCCACGGTGATGAGCTGCTCGCCCGCTTCGCGCGGCAAGCGGTGGACGTCGTGCTGGTCGGCACCCAGCGAGCGGTGCCGAACGGTGTCGAGGCCACCAGACGGCTCGTCTCCGCTCATCCCCAAGCCAATGTGATCGTCTTCGGTGCGCCGGACGACGCGGGCAGCATCGCGGCGGCGATCGCCGGTGGTGCGCGCGGATACCTGCGCTGGGACGCCTCGCGGCCGGAACTGGTCGCCGCGCTGGCGCACACCCTGGCCAGCACGTCCGTCCCCGCGCCGCGGCAGCCGTCCGACCCGGGCGTGCAGCTCACCGAGCGAGAGCTGCAAGTGCTGCGGGGGATGAGCCAGGGCAAGAGCAACGGCCAGATCGGCCGCGAGCTCTACCTGTCCGAAGACACCGTCAAGACCCACGCCCGCCGGCTCTTCCGCAAGCTGGGAGTCCGGGATCGGGCGCAGGCCGTGGCGCACGGGTTCCGCCGGGGACTGGTCGCCTGA
- a CDS encoding SanA/YdcF family protein, translating to MRGRWCAAAGLGALGALPSVWVRVRSSGRVRTLADVPATEAALVLGAGVRRDGLPSRILQGRLVVAVELYRAGRVRWILVSGSPRSRGYSEPVVMREFLVRNGIPESAIELDESGVDTWASCRSAVAAFGLRRVTVATSKFHLRRSIALCRRAGIDAFGVGHDAAADGLRRVSARGARREFLAVTKAFWFSH from the coding sequence ATGCGTGGGCGATGGTGTGCGGCGGCGGGTCTGGGCGCGCTGGGCGCGCTGCCGTCGGTGTGGGTGCGGGTGCGCAGCTCGGGCCGGGTGCGGACGCTCGCCGACGTGCCCGCGACGGAGGCCGCGCTGGTCCTCGGCGCCGGGGTGCGGCGCGACGGGCTGCCGAGCCGGATCCTGCAGGGCAGGCTCGTCGTGGCCGTGGAGCTGTACCGGGCGGGCCGGGTGCGGTGGATCCTGGTCAGCGGCAGCCCGCGGTCGCGCGGGTACAGCGAACCGGTCGTGATGCGGGAATTCCTGGTGCGCAACGGGATTCCGGAGTCGGCGATCGAGCTGGACGAGTCCGGTGTGGACACCTGGGCGTCGTGCCGGAGCGCGGTCGCGGCGTTCGGCCTGCGGCGGGTCACGGTGGCGACGTCGAAGTTCCACCTGCGCCGGTCGATCGCGTTGTGCCGCCGGGCCGGGATCGACGCGTTCGGCGTGGGCCACGACGCGGCGGCGGACGGGCTGCGGCGGGTGTCGGCGCGCGGGGCGCGGCGCGAGTTCCTGGCCGTGACGAAGGCGTTCTGGTTCAGCCACTGA
- a CDS encoding alkaline phosphatase D family protein translates to MPDPTTSRSVSRRAVLLGGAAAVSTAALSGAASAGPLSLPGAGTGRLADPFTLGVASGDPLPDGVVLWTRLAPDPTADDGGGGMPAKVVPVQWEVAEDERFSRVVRRGEAQAAPELGHSVHVELDGLRPGAEYYYRFRAEGAVSRTGFTRTAPAPGSMDPLTMCFASCAHFGQGHFTAYRRLAEDQPGLVLHLGDYQYEYAADADDVRKVLGPETRTLANYRQRHAQYKTDEDLQLAHAVAPWIVVWDDHETENNWADETPEKPDSGFLDRRKAAFQAYYENMPLRSTAKPEGIDMRLYRRLQWGGLATFHMLDTRQYRDDQPCGDVGNVDCAQRLEPDRTITGAEQERWLLDGFANSAARWDVLGQQVFFSRLDNDLTDGVAFSTDSWAGYVANRDRIAAGLGQVRNGVVLTGDVHRHWAAEVQAEHEDTGSAVVGTELVTTSITSGGDGDDDAKDAVLAENPHIKFHKNRRGYVRTRFTADELRADYRIVPEVTKPGAEVRTERGFVVADGEPRLKPA, encoded by the coding sequence ATGCCCGACCCCACCACATCCCGATCCGTTTCCCGCCGGGCCGTGCTGCTCGGCGGCGCCGCCGCGGTGAGCACCGCCGCGCTGAGCGGAGCCGCCTCGGCCGGACCGCTGTCGCTGCCCGGCGCGGGCACCGGCAGGCTCGCCGACCCGTTCACGCTCGGCGTCGCCTCCGGTGATCCGCTGCCGGACGGCGTCGTGCTCTGGACCCGCCTCGCTCCTGACCCGACCGCCGACGACGGTGGCGGCGGCATGCCGGCCAAGGTCGTCCCCGTGCAGTGGGAGGTCGCCGAGGACGAGCGGTTCAGCCGCGTCGTCCGGCGCGGCGAAGCGCAGGCCGCGCCCGAGCTCGGGCACAGCGTGCACGTCGAACTCGACGGGCTCCGCCCCGGCGCCGAGTACTACTACCGGTTCCGCGCCGAGGGCGCCGTCTCGCGCACCGGGTTCACCCGCACCGCGCCCGCGCCGGGCTCGATGGACCCGCTGACCATGTGCTTCGCGTCCTGCGCGCACTTCGGCCAGGGCCACTTCACCGCCTACCGGCGGCTGGCCGAGGACCAGCCCGGCCTGGTCCTGCACCTCGGCGACTACCAGTACGAGTACGCCGCCGACGCCGACGACGTGCGGAAGGTGCTCGGGCCGGAGACCCGGACGCTGGCGAACTACCGGCAGCGGCACGCCCAGTACAAGACCGACGAGGACCTGCAGCTCGCGCACGCCGTGGCGCCGTGGATCGTCGTGTGGGACGACCACGAGACCGAGAACAACTGGGCCGACGAGACGCCGGAGAAGCCGGATTCCGGTTTCCTCGACCGGCGCAAGGCGGCCTTCCAGGCGTACTACGAGAACATGCCGCTGCGGTCCACGGCCAAGCCCGAGGGCATCGACATGCGGCTGTACCGGCGGTTGCAGTGGGGCGGCCTGGCCACGTTCCACATGCTCGACACCCGCCAGTACCGCGACGACCAGCCCTGCGGCGACGTCGGCAACGTGGACTGCGCGCAGCGGCTGGAGCCGGACCGCACGATCACCGGCGCCGAGCAGGAGCGCTGGCTGCTGGACGGGTTCGCGAACTCCGCGGCGCGCTGGGACGTGCTGGGCCAGCAGGTGTTCTTCTCGCGCCTGGACAACGACCTGACCGACGGCGTCGCGTTCAGCACCGACTCGTGGGCCGGTTACGTGGCGAACCGGGACCGGATCGCCGCCGGGCTCGGGCAGGTCCGCAACGGCGTGGTGCTCACCGGGGACGTGCACCGGCACTGGGCGGCGGAGGTGCAGGCCGAGCACGAGGACACCGGCTCGGCAGTGGTCGGCACCGAGCTCGTCACGACCTCGATCACCAGCGGTGGCGACGGGGACGACGACGCGAAGGACGCGGTGCTCGCGGAGAACCCGCACATCAAGTTCCACAAGAACCGCCGCGGCTACGTCCGCACCCGCTTCACCGCGGACGAGCTGCGCGCCGATTACCGGATCGTCCCGGAGGTGACGAAGCCCGGTGCGGAGGTGCGCACCGAACGCGGCTTCGTGGTGGCCGACGGCGAGCCGCGGCTGAAGCCGGCGTGA
- the groL gene encoding chaperonin GroEL (60 kDa chaperone family; promotes refolding of misfolded polypeptides especially under stressful conditions; forms two stacked rings of heptamers to form a barrel-shaped 14mer; ends can be capped by GroES; misfolded proteins enter the barrel where they are refolded when GroES binds), whose amino-acid sequence MAKQIAFDEQARRALERGVNQLADAVKVTLGPRGRHVVLDKQFGGPQVTNDGVTIAREIELEDPYENLGAQLAKNVATKTNDVAGDGTTTATVLAQALVKEGLRNLAAGANPASLGKGIQAATDAVVEALKAKATPVKGRDNIAQIATVSSRDENIGALVGEAMEKVGEDGVISIEESSTLATELEVTEGVQFDKGFVSPYFVTDSERQEAVLEETQILLHRDKISNIQDLLPLLEKVAQNGKPLLIIAEDVEGEALSTLVVNAIRKTFKVVAVKAPYFGDRRKAFLDDLAAVTGAQVIAPEVGLKLSEAGPEVLGSARRVTVTKDDTILVDGHGAKDDVQARVEQIRKEIEASDSDWDREKLQERLAKLAGGVAVIKVGAATETELKERKSRIEDAVAASKAAAEEGSVPGGGSSLIHAAKALEGDLGLSGDEATGVRLVRKALEAPLFWIASNAGQEGAVVVSKVRDLDWGAGYNAATLAFGDLLEPGIVDPLKVTRSAVANAASIARMVLTTESAVVEKPEEEEEPAGHGHGHSH is encoded by the coding sequence ATGGCTAAGCAGATCGCCTTCGACGAGCAGGCGCGCCGCGCGCTGGAGCGCGGTGTCAACCAGCTCGCCGACGCGGTGAAGGTGACCCTCGGACCGCGCGGCCGGCACGTCGTGCTGGACAAGCAGTTCGGTGGCCCGCAGGTCACCAACGACGGCGTCACCATCGCGCGCGAGATCGAGCTCGAGGACCCGTACGAGAACCTCGGCGCCCAGCTCGCCAAGAACGTCGCCACCAAGACCAACGACGTCGCGGGCGACGGCACCACCACGGCCACCGTGCTGGCCCAGGCCCTGGTCAAGGAGGGCCTGCGCAACCTGGCCGCCGGCGCCAACCCGGCCTCGCTGGGCAAGGGCATCCAGGCCGCCACCGACGCGGTCGTCGAAGCCCTCAAGGCGAAGGCCACCCCGGTCAAGGGCCGCGACAACATCGCCCAGATCGCCACCGTCTCCTCCCGCGACGAGAACATCGGCGCGCTGGTCGGCGAGGCGATGGAGAAGGTCGGCGAGGACGGCGTGATCAGCATCGAGGAGTCCTCGACGCTGGCCACCGAGCTCGAGGTCACCGAGGGCGTCCAGTTCGACAAGGGCTTCGTCTCGCCGTACTTCGTCACCGACTCCGAGCGGCAGGAAGCCGTCCTGGAGGAGACCCAGATCCTGCTGCACCGGGACAAGATCTCCAACATCCAGGACCTGCTGCCGCTGCTGGAGAAGGTCGCGCAGAACGGCAAGCCGCTGCTGATCATCGCCGAGGACGTCGAGGGCGAGGCGCTGTCCACCCTGGTCGTCAACGCGATCCGCAAGACCTTCAAGGTCGTCGCGGTCAAGGCCCCGTACTTCGGCGACCGCCGCAAGGCGTTCCTGGACGACCTGGCCGCCGTCACCGGCGCGCAGGTCATCGCCCCCGAGGTCGGGCTCAAGCTCTCCGAGGCCGGTCCCGAGGTCCTGGGCAGCGCCCGCCGCGTCACCGTCACCAAGGACGACACCATCCTGGTCGACGGCCACGGCGCCAAGGACGACGTGCAGGCGCGGGTCGAGCAGATCCGCAAGGAGATCGAGGCCAGCGACTCCGACTGGGACCGCGAGAAGCTGCAGGAGCGGCTGGCCAAGCTGGCCGGCGGCGTCGCGGTGATCAAGGTCGGTGCCGCCACCGAGACCGAGCTCAAGGAGCGCAAGTCCCGCATCGAGGACGCGGTCGCCGCGTCCAAGGCCGCGGCCGAAGAGGGCAGCGTGCCCGGCGGTGGCTCCAGCCTGATCCACGCCGCCAAGGCGCTGGAGGGCGACCTCGGCCTCTCCGGTGACGAGGCCACCGGCGTGCGGCTGGTCCGCAAGGCGCTGGAGGCCCCGCTGTTCTGGATCGCCAGCAACGCGGGCCAGGAAGGCGCCGTCGTGGTCTCCAAGGTCCGCGACCTGGACTGGGGCGCGGGCTACAACGCCGCGACCCTGGCCTTCGGCGACCTGCTCGAGCCGGGCATCGTCGACCCGCTGAAGGTGACCCGCTCCGCGGTCGCCAACGCGGCCTCCATCGCGCGCATGGTGCTGACCACCGAGAGCGCCGTCGTGGAGAAGCCCGAGGAGGAAGAGGAGCCGGCCGGTCACGGTCACGGCCACTCGCACTGA
- a CDS encoding MerR family transcriptional regulator produces MREEPLSGQHGAAREVDPRLADHLDGPAFPRGAANADEDRDDARRKIAREAGERPADDGAQADTGRHHRAPEVEASGARGADAESDLTAGVLGSTPEEPRLTVAAVARRLGVAPATLRTWDRRYGLGPTDHASGSHRRYGPEDVARLEQMQRALLRGASPAEAARYALAATPPLPRHADDGAQAAPPAPAEPVLISGVLDPLEPPAVESTSNPGGRGLRLTGAGPRARGLGRAVLALDAWHQQRLLAESIEAQGVLATWREVLSPVLTAAGERWQHTGVGVEALRLLTDNASTALRAVLARAPEPSNPRPVLLAPAPGEQQELELVALAAELASRGIGHRLFGAGLPPEGLHAAVRRAAPAVIVLWADQPHYAAPALLSDLPIKRQRAVVLAMGAGWAPGKLPAPAETVASLESAAELIGRTVLD; encoded by the coding sequence ATGCGGGAGGAACCCCTGTCCGGGCAGCACGGCGCTGCCCGGGAGGTTGATCCACGACTTGCCGACCACCTGGACGGCCCGGCCTTCCCCCGCGGCGCGGCGAACGCCGACGAAGATCGAGACGACGCCCGCCGCAAGATCGCCCGCGAGGCGGGGGAACGGCCTGCCGACGACGGTGCTCAGGCGGACACCGGAAGGCACCACCGCGCGCCCGAGGTGGAAGCCTCCGGTGCGCGAGGTGCCGACGCCGAGTCCGACCTCACCGCAGGAGTGCTCGGCTCCACCCCGGAGGAACCGCGGCTGACGGTGGCCGCCGTCGCGCGCAGGCTCGGCGTCGCTCCCGCGACGCTGCGCACCTGGGACCGGCGCTACGGGCTCGGCCCGACCGATCACGCCTCCGGCAGCCACCGCAGGTACGGCCCGGAGGACGTGGCGCGGCTCGAGCAGATGCAGCGCGCGCTGCTGCGCGGCGCCTCCCCGGCGGAAGCGGCGCGCTACGCGCTGGCGGCCACTCCGCCGCTGCCGCGCCATGCCGACGACGGCGCGCAGGCGGCTCCGCCCGCGCCGGCCGAGCCCGTCCTCATCTCCGGCGTCCTGGACCCCCTCGAACCCCCGGCCGTCGAGTCGACGTCCAACCCGGGCGGGCGGGGGCTGCGCCTCACCGGCGCCGGACCGCGCGCCCGCGGGCTCGGCCGCGCGGTGCTCGCGCTGGACGCCTGGCACCAGCAGCGCCTGCTCGCGGAGTCGATCGAGGCGCAGGGCGTGCTCGCCACCTGGCGGGAGGTGCTGTCCCCGGTGCTGACCGCGGCCGGCGAGCGCTGGCAGCACACCGGTGTCGGAGTGGAGGCGTTACGCCTGCTCACCGACAACGCGTCGACGGCGTTGCGGGCGGTGCTGGCCCGCGCGCCCGAACCGAGCAATCCGCGCCCGGTGCTGCTCGCGCCGGCGCCTGGTGAGCAGCAGGAGCTGGAGCTGGTCGCGCTGGCCGCGGAGCTGGCGTCGCGCGGCATCGGTCATCGCCTCTTCGGAGCCGGTCTGCCGCCGGAGGGCCTGCACGCGGCGGTGCGCCGGGCGGCGCCCGCGGTGATCGTGCTGTGGGCCGATCAGCCGCACTACGCGGCGCCCGCGCTGCTGTCCGACCTGCCCATCAAGCGGCAGCGCGCCGTGGTCCTCGCGATGGGCGCCGGATGGGCTCCGGGCAAGTTACCCGCTCCCGCTGAGACGGTCGCTTCGCTCGAGAGCGCGGCGGAACTGATCGGCCGGACCGTTCTCGACTAG
- a CDS encoding anti-sigma-D factor RsdA → MPAAGEGAELIDNRESDSATSVAAGSNAAGVTDGPVPDAEDHSTGHSADSATYDEPAARVDGADDDAAAESTIARPEEEFEAEPVSAGATVLDFRQRPLATDAAADTAQATAAGLIDPDEVGAEPLNLSELQADDALLDALGGTNPSVPAESADTGPGLESLLVAWRREVDAAPIGDLVDTDAAVAAIAAGSRPRRKSRRRHLVPVASAAAVLMIGFTGVGLAARDAMPGDMLWGVAQVLYTDHAQESKAAAQAQDQLDQAEEQWNSGQRSDARASLALARRTMQDAGDRLKELEAQHEALRQQFEGSHPSDPSTSESTSSSDHVPTTTVEPPPPSHPQVPPTDLPTPTSPSTPSSSQEPTEPTTQPSETSGSTDVPSSGSTDGSTSDPNHGGGLFPRPN, encoded by the coding sequence GTGCCCGCCGCTGGCGAGGGAGCCGAGCTGATCGACAATCGAGAGTCCGACTCCGCCACCTCGGTGGCAGCCGGGTCGAACGCCGCCGGGGTCACCGACGGTCCGGTGCCGGACGCCGAGGACCACTCTACCGGCCATTCGGCCGATTCGGCCACGTACGACGAACCCGCCGCGCGGGTCGACGGCGCGGATGACGACGCGGCAGCGGAGTCGACGATCGCGCGCCCCGAGGAGGAGTTCGAGGCGGAGCCGGTGAGCGCCGGCGCCACCGTCCTGGACTTCCGGCAGCGCCCGCTGGCGACCGATGCCGCCGCCGACACCGCGCAGGCGACCGCCGCGGGGCTGATCGATCCCGACGAGGTCGGCGCGGAGCCGCTGAACCTCTCCGAACTGCAGGCCGACGACGCGCTGCTCGACGCGCTCGGCGGCACCAACCCGAGCGTGCCCGCGGAATCCGCGGACACCGGGCCCGGGTTGGAGTCGCTGCTCGTCGCGTGGCGCCGGGAGGTCGACGCGGCCCCGATCGGTGACCTCGTGGACACCGACGCCGCCGTCGCCGCGATCGCCGCGGGCAGCCGTCCGCGGCGCAAGTCCCGCCGCAGGCACCTGGTTCCGGTGGCCTCGGCCGCGGCGGTGCTGATGATCGGTTTCACCGGTGTGGGCCTGGCGGCGCGGGACGCGATGCCCGGCGACATGCTGTGGGGTGTGGCGCAGGTGCTCTACACCGACCACGCGCAGGAGTCCAAGGCCGCGGCGCAAGCCCAGGACCAGCTCGACCAGGCCGAGGAGCAGTGGAACTCGGGCCAGCGCAGCGATGCGCGGGCCTCGCTCGCACTCGCGCGCCGGACGATGCAGGACGCCGGCGACCGGCTGAAGGAGCTGGAAGCGCAGCACGAGGCGTTGCGGCAGCAGTTCGAAGGCTCCCACCCGTCCGACCCGTCGACCTCGGAGTCCACGTCGAGTTCGGACCACGTGCCGACGACGACCGTGGAGCCGCCGCCGCCGTCGCACCCGCAGGTGCCGCCGACGGACCTGCCGACGCCGACGTCGCCGAGCACGCCGAGCTCCTCGCAGGAGCCGACGGAGCCGACCACGCAGCCGAGCGAGACCAGCGGGAGCACGGACGTGCCCTCCAGCGGGAGCACCGACGGTTCCACCTCGGACCCGAACCACGGCGGCGGGTTGTTCCCCCGGCCGAACTGA
- the groES gene encoding co-chaperone GroES translates to MASIKPLEDKIVVQASEAETTTASGIVIPDTAKEKPQEGKVLAVGPGRVDDKGNRVPVDVQEGDVVIYSKYGGTEVKYNGEEYLILSARDVLAVVN, encoded by the coding sequence GTGGCGAGCATCAAGCCGCTTGAGGACAAGATCGTTGTCCAGGCGAGCGAAGCCGAGACGACGACTGCGTCCGGCATCGTGATCCCGGACACCGCCAAGGAAAAGCCCCAGGAGGGCAAGGTCTTGGCCGTCGGCCCGGGTCGCGTCGACGACAAGGGCAACCGCGTCCCCGTGGACGTGCAGGAAGGTGACGTCGTCATCTACTCCAAGTACGGCGGCACCGAGGTCAAGTACAACGGCGAGGAGTACTTGATCCTCTCCGCCCGCGACGTGCTGGCCGTCGTCAACTGA
- a CDS encoding WhiB family transcriptional regulator gives MADTRRLPGPNADIWDWQIKGSCRGMDSAYFFHPDGERGPARARREAKAKEVCQHCPVLDQCRRHALAVQEPYGIWGGLSESEREVIIKTRKRRVAAMAG, from the coding sequence ATGGCCGACACTCGACGTCTTCCAGGCCCGAACGCCGATATCTGGGACTGGCAGATCAAGGGTTCGTGTCGCGGAATGGACAGCGCGTACTTCTTCCATCCCGACGGCGAACGCGGCCCGGCAAGGGCGCGGCGTGAGGCGAAGGCGAAAGAGGTGTGCCAGCACTGCCCGGTTCTCGATCAGTGCCGTCGGCACGCGCTGGCAGTGCAAGAACCCTATGGAATCTGGGGTGGGCTCTCCGAGTCCGAGCGCGAAGTGATCATCAAGACCCGCAAGCGCAGGGTGGCCGCAATGGCCGGATGA
- a CDS encoding sigma-70 family RNA polymerase sigma factor — MSNVGDGLDALVGAAVDGDRQSIERLLAEIRPLVVRYCRARVGRNERSFASADDVAQEVCLAVLTALPSYRDQGRPFLAFVYGIAAHKVADAHRASARNRSEPVADVPDTPESEAGPEQRAMQGELSGRMAQLLRVLPAKQREILLLRVVVGLSAEETAEAVGSTPGAVRVAQHRALARLRKTLSAEEVV; from the coding sequence ATGAGCAACGTGGGGGACGGGCTGGACGCACTTGTAGGCGCCGCCGTCGACGGCGATCGTCAGTCGATCGAGCGCTTGCTGGCCGAAATCCGTCCTTTGGTGGTGCGGTACTGCCGCGCCAGGGTAGGACGAAACGAACGGTCGTTCGCTTCGGCGGATGACGTCGCCCAGGAAGTGTGCCTCGCCGTGTTGACGGCGCTGCCCAGCTACCGGGACCAGGGTCGTCCTTTCCTGGCGTTCGTGTACGGCATCGCCGCACACAAGGTGGCTGATGCGCACCGAGCGTCGGCCCGCAACCGCTCCGAACCGGTGGCGGACGTTCCGGACACCCCGGAGTCCGAGGCTGGACCGGAGCAGCGGGCCATGCAAGGTGAGCTTTCGGGCAGGATGGCGCAGCTATTGCGTGTCCTCCCGGCCAAGCAGCGGGAGATCCTGCTGCTCCGGGTGGTCGTCGGGTTGTCCGCGGAGGAAACCGCCGAAGCGGTCGGTTCGACTCCGGGAGCGGTGCGGGTGGCACAGCACCGCGCACTGGCCCGGCTACGCAAGACGCTGTCCGCGGAGGAGGTGGTCTGA